A genomic stretch from Capricornis sumatraensis isolate serow.1 chromosome 4, serow.2, whole genome shotgun sequence includes:
- the LOC138078711 gene encoding LOW QUALITY PROTEIN: apolipoprotein L2-like (The sequence of the model RefSeq protein was modified relative to this genomic sequence to represent the inferred CDS: inserted 1 base in 1 codon), translating to MSSENLGDRSDIEIFFEDVAECLWNILSREELLLLLTEFLKKIEANAGLSREDMNALHEYLNEMKRDLAEKEQEMLPKEQLDRKRFLKKFPQVTQQLVELKSKLLELADSVGKVHRDCTISNVVAHSTGALSGALTILGLALAPVTAGASVALSATGIGLGAAAAVTAVSTSIVEHVSRSSAENKASQLMSIGVKKWKVLLEVLKSNPQIVPTTEKLAEAEKRLERNIHAMETGEANPDSEVSANVYLSPGRIAAPAIQQVEASFKGSALAVTKGARIAGAATAGXFLLVDVGFLVKESVHLHNGAKAASAETLRQRAREPARELEELTQIYRCLKRSPLHHPQRVRVQGHIQGPELDSSELNVRLMQFHGDPCQADFAIKIKALEIESNLYRMGQSKVFFGLPC from the exons ATGAGCTCAGAAAACCTCGGAGACCGCTCAG ATATTGAGATCTTTTTTGAGGATGTTGCTGAGTGTCTCTGGAACATACTGAGCAGAGAGGAACTGCTTCTCCTGCTGACTGAATTCCTGAAGAAAATTGAGGCTAATGCTGGTTTGTCCAG GGAAGACATGAATGCTCTACACGAATAtctgaatgaaatgaaaagagaCTTGGCTGAGAAGGAGCAAGAAATGCTTCCAAAAGAGCAGCTGGATAGGAAGAGGTTTCTGAAGAAGTTTCCTCAGGTGACACAGCAGCTGGTGGAGCTCAAAagcaagctcctggagcttgcagaCAGTGTTGGAAAAGTCCACAGGGACTGTACCATCTCCAATGTGGTGGCCCACAGCACCGGCGCTTTATCTGGCGCCCTGACCATCCTCGGCCTGGCTCTGGCACCTGTGACAGCGGGGGCCAGTGTGGCACTCTCAGCCACTGGAATAGGGCTGGGAGCAGCGGCTGCTGTGACCGCTGTGTCCACCAGCATCGTGGAGCATGTGAGTAGGTCATCAGCAGAAAACAAAGCCAGTCAATTGATGTCAATTGGTGTCAAGAAGTGGAAGGTGCTCCTAGAGGTACTCAAGAGCAACCCCCAAATTGTTCCCACAACAGAGAAATTGGCAGAAGCCGAGAAACGCCTTGAAAGAAATATACATGCCATGGAGACAGGTGAAGCCAATCCTGACTCTGAAGTCAGTGCAAACGTCTACCTGAGCCCTGGGAGAATCGCAGCCCCAGCCATCCAGCAGGTAGAGGCAAGTTTCAAAGGCTCGGCTTTGGCAGTTACCAAAGGAGCCCGGATCGCGGGGGCGGCCACTGCAG TCTTCCTCCTGGTGGATGTGGGCTTCCTGGTGAAGGAGTCAGTGCACCTGCACAATGGTGCAAAGGCAGCATCGGCTGAAACCCTGCGGCAGCGGGCCAGGGAGCCGGCGAGGGAGCTGGAGGAGCTCACCCAGATCTACAGGTGTCTGAAGAGGAGCCCACTCCACCACCCCCAGAGAGTGAGGGTGCAGGGACACATTCAGGGTCCAG AGCTGGACTCCAGTGAGCTCAATGTGCGGCTGATGCAATTCCACGGTGACCCGTGTCAG GCTGACTTCGCCATCAAG ATCAAGGCCCTGGAGATTGAGAGTAACCTGTACCGCATGGGCCAGAGCAAGGTTTTCTTTGGGCTACCGTGCTAG